CCCGTAAAAGCCCATAGCTCCTTACGCAAACGATAATCCAACTCCTTCGCCCATTTACGGTACAAAAAAGCCTTAATCTCCTCCCTACCCGACAAAAACTCATCACGATTACGCCATTGAGAATCAACAGTGTAAGCCAAAGCAACCTTTTCAGGATCTCTGGTATTCCAAGCATCCTCAGCCATCTTGACCTTTTGAGTCGCTGTCTCTAGGGTAAAAGGAGGAAAAGGGGGTTTAGATTCAGTTACCATGACTATCTTCTATATTTGCTTAGATGTTTTTCATTTACTCCCCTCGCCCCTTGGGAGAGGGGTTGGGAGTGAGGGCATATTCCCTAAGCCACCCTCGCCTCTTCTACGGCGCGAGTTTCTCGGTATAAATGTTCCTCCATCGCCACCTTCAAATCGTGATAGGCAGGATGATCCTCCACCTCAAAACGATTACGAGGACGGGGAAAAGGCACATCCAACACCTGAGCAATACCCGCCGCAGGTCCTTTGGTCATCATAATAATCTTGTCAGATAATAACAAAGCCTCATCAATACTGTGAGTAATCATGATTACAGTTTTGCGATGTTCTTCCCAAATGCGCTCGATTTCTTCCTGCAAAAAACCACGAGTTAGAGCATCTAACGCCCCAAAAGGCTCATCCATGAGCAAAATATCAGGATTAATCGCCAAAGCTCTGGCTATCCCTACCCTTTGCCTCATACCCCCCGATAACTCATGGGGATGTTTTTTCGCCGCCCCCTCAAGGTTCACCATCTGTAAATGTTCTTTAACAATCCTCTTTAACTGAGTGGGAGACATTTTGGGATAAACCGTCTCCAGGGCAAAACGGATATTTTCCTCCACCGTCATCCAAGGCATGAGGGCATAATTTTGGAACACCATACCACGATCTGGCCCGGGGCCTGTGATGGGTTCCTTGTTCATCATTACCGAGCCTGTGGTTGCTGAGGTTAAACCAGCAATGATACTTAATAAAGTGGATTTACCACAACCCGAAGGGCCAATGATAGTGACAAAATTATTGTATTCAATATTGAGATTGATATTTTCTAGGGCGACAAAAGTTTTTTTCTTAGTGCCAAATAGTCCTGTTTTAGTAGAAAATACCTTCGATACTCCCCTTAAACATACCTGAACAGTATCTGGGGCTTCAAGACAAGTTAAAAATTCTGGTTGAGTTGATACAGTCATTATTTTTTACCGAAAGAAACAATTTTTTCAAGGAAGATGAAAATTTGGTCAAGGATTAAACCCACCAAACCGATGATGATGATAGCGACAATAATATTGGGTAGATAAAGGTTATTCCATTCATTCCAGATAAAGTAACCTAACCCCGTACCCAGGAGCATTTCTGCTGCTACGATTACCAACCAAGAAATACCCATACTAATCCTTAACCCCGAAATAATATTCGGCAGTGCCGCAGGAATAATCACCTTAAAAATAGTCCGCCAACGGGAAGCGCCCAAAGTTCTCGCTACATCCAGATAATCGGAGTTAACATTACTCACTCCAAAGGCTGTATTGACAAGGGTAGGCCAAATACTACTGATTAAGATAATAAAAATACCTGTTTTTTCGGAATCTCGGAATAAATATAAACCCAAAGGCAACCAAGCCAAAGGAGACACAGGTTTAAGTAACTGGACATAGGGGTTAAACGCCTTCGCCGCAATTTTGGAAATACCGATTAAAATGCCCAACGGTACAGCAACCACCGAAGCCATAACATAACCGATTGCCACCCGTCGCAAACTAATCAATAAATTCCAACCAATACCCATATCATTAGGGCCATTGTTGAAAAAAGGATTAGTAATCCACCACCACAACTCCTTAAGAGTCAAAGAAGCGGTAGGCATTCCTTGGGAAAAGATTTCCAGATTTGCCCCGATTTCCCATAATGAAAGGAAAATACCGAGGGAAATAAGGAATATCCCCAGCGCCCTTACGTTTTCATTTTCTAATAACTGTTTAAATTTATTCTCTTGAGTAATATTCATCTTTACTGCAATTAGTGTTCTATTTATTGCTAAAACTAGAGGGGAAAATGTGAATTAACCTGAGTTCGGGATAACATTTTCTGGTGAGGGCAGGGAATGGGCAACAGGCAATAGGCAATGGTGGTAATATTTTTAATAATCAATGGTTTTGGTCATCAAAATATATTTCGCACTGTAATTAAGCAACATCACACCTCCCACCAACTCTCCAAAACTCGTGCTATTCATAACCCCTTATCCCGAATTGGGGTTGAATTAAGTTTGTTCTCTAAATCCCCCAATTATGGGGGACTTACAAATTACTATTTAAGGGGCTAGAAGAGATTAACTTTACTTTTAAACCATTGCCCATTGCCTATTCCCCATTGCCCGTTTTAAAATCCAAACTCATCAATTTGAGCCTGTATATAGCCTTCTGGATCTTGAGGATCAAATTCATCAAAAGCAAGAGTTTCCGTGCGATAAATCTCATCAGGGGGAGTTTGCCCCAACTCTTGAGCCAATTCCCTCGCTAAATCTGTTAAAAAGACCTCTTGTCCAATTTCGTCATAACTACCATCAGCCACTAATTGGGCTGCCCTACCATCTCCAGAAATATCCCAACGAACTAACTGAGAAGTAATCCAGTTAGCGAAACTCTGCCAAGGATAGGGATCGAAGTCGATGCGATCGGGTATATTAAAACTATTTCCCAAACCATCTTCAAAATCGCCCGTTAATACCGCCCTAACCACTTCCACAGGTTGATTAAGGAAAGATCTACCAGAAATAGCCTCGGCAATTTCTTCCCTATTTCCTGCCTCACTAGCATAATCCGTAGCCTCAATAATTGCCTTATTCAAAGCTCGGAAAGTATTAGGGTTATCATTTATCCAATTGTCACTGGCGGCAAAAGCACAACAAGGATGACCATCCCAAATTTCCTTGGTAAGTTTATAAATAAATCCAGCCCCTTCAAAAACCGCTCTTTGGTTAAAAGGATCAGGCATCAAGAAACCATCAATATCCCCCGAGATTAACTGGGCAATACTATCTGGTGGTGGTACAGGGCGAATAGTAACATCAGTATCAGGATTAAGCCCCCCTGTGGCAAGGTAGTATCTAAGCAATAAATTATGCATAGAATAGGGGAAAGGTACACCCAACACAAAGCCCCTAAAGTCTTCTGGCCCATTGACATTACCCCGATGTCTGTCGGCGATGGTAATAGCTTGACCATTAATATTTTCAATACTAGCCAGTTTCACCCCAAAGGTTGCTGAACCCAGTCCTAAAGTCATGGCGATGGGCATGGGGGCTAACATGTGGTATGCGTCTAGTTCCCCTGCGATGGCAGAATCTCTCACCGCCCCCCAGCTTGGCATTCTGACAATCTGAGTATTTAGACCATATTTTTGATAAAAGCCCAAAGGCTCAGACATAATAATGGGAGTTGCACAGGTAATGGGAATAAAGCCCACCCGTAAGTCGGTTTTTTCCAAATCTGATACATCTGGGGGAGGGGCATCAGGATCAATTACCGTATCCCCACCACCATCCCCACAAGCATTTACTAGGGTTACAAGGGCTGCACCGATCGCAATGTTTTGCAAAAATTTACGGCGACTTACTTCCCCATTACGAATGGCATCGCCAAAAAACTGCCCAGATTTTGCTCCAAAGGCCGCCGCAAAGGCATTATCTAAACCTCCCGCTTGTTTTGCCAATTCCAAGATCAACTTTTCACGCTTGGGATTACCTTTCCCCGCCATTTTCATAAATAACTCTTTTCTTAGTTCGGCGGAACTCAGAGCATCGGCAATCTCAAAAGTTTGGGGTTTATATACTCCCATCTTGGTCAAGTCATTGATCATGTCTAAAGGGTCACTGGGCATGGTTTCCATGAACTCCCAATGGGCTTGACTAGGATGAAATTTACCACATTTAATACAAAGGTTTTCTACTCCTTTCCATTCATCTCGCTGAGATAAAACCGTTTTTGTTAATCCCATGACTTTATATGTATGAATATATGAACTGAATATGTGCATTAAACGGTTTTTTATCCCCCCCCACTGTATTACTTGATACTATACTGAGCTATTTTTTTTGAGAAATTGCATTTATAGCATAATAAAAACGTAACATAAGAAAATCTATATATATTACTTTTTGATGTTGTTAGGTTCAGATAAACTAAAAAAATTCGGAACAGGTAGAAGTCACAGCATTGTTAAAATATAAAGGTATTTGTTTTTTTCT
The sequence above is a segment of the Cyanobacterium stanieri PCC 7202 genome. Coding sequences within it:
- a CDS encoding protein of unknown function DUF1348 (PFAM: Protein of unknown function (DUF1348)~COGs: COG3558 conserved hypothetical protein~InterPro IPR009783~KEGG: cyn:Cyan7425_1907 protein of unknown function DUF1348~PFAM: protein of unknown function DUF1348~SPTR: Putative uncharacterized protein), with product MVTESKPPFPPFTLETATQKVKMAEDAWNTRDPEKVALAYTVDSQWRNRDEFLSGREEIKAFLYRKWAKELDYRLRKELWAFTGDRIAVRFEYEWHDQANQWYRAYGNEMWEFAENGLMQYRFASINDLAIAPSDRKFLWERG
- a CDS encoding nitrate ABC transporter, ATPase subunits C and D (PFAM: ABC transporter~TIGRFAM: nitrate transport ATP-binding subunits C and D~COGs: COG1116 ABC-type nitrate/sulfonate/bicarbonate transport system ATPase component~InterPro IPR003439:IPR003593:IPR017871:IPR005890~KEGG: amr:AM1_5166 nitrate ABC transporter, ATP-binding protein~PFAM: ABC transporter related~SMART: AAA ATPase~SPTR: Putative nitrate ABC transport ATP-binding protein;~TIGRFAM: nitrate ABC transporter, ATPase subunits C and D); this encodes MTVSTQPEFLTCLEAPDTVQVCLRGVSKVFSTKTGLFGTKKKTFVALENINLNIEYNNFVTIIGPSGCGKSTLLSIIAGLTSATTGSVMMNKEPITGPGPDRGMVFQNYALMPWMTVEENIRFALETVYPKMSPTQLKRIVKEHLQMVNLEGAAKKHPHELSGGMRQRVGIARALAINPDILLMDEPFGALDALTRGFLQEEIERIWEEHRKTVIMITHSIDEALLLSDKIIMMTKGPAAGIAQVLDVPFPRPRNRFEVEDHPAYHDLKVAMEEHLYRETRAVEEARVA
- a CDS encoding nitrate ABC transporter, inner membrane subunit (PFAM: Binding-protein-dependent transport system inner membrane component~TIGRFAM: nitrate ABC transporter, permease protein~COGs: COG0600 ABC-type nitrate/sulfonate/bicarbonate transport system permease component~InterPro IPR000515:IPR005889~KEGG: syp:SYNPCC7002_A0861 sulfonate/nitrate transport system permease protein~PFAM: binding-protein-dependent transport systems inner membrane component~SPTR: Nitrate ABC transporter, inner membrane subunit;~TIGRFAM: nitrate ABC transporter, inner membrane subunit), whose translation is MNITQENKFKQLLENENVRALGIFLISLGIFLSLWEIGANLEIFSQGMPTASLTLKELWWWITNPFFNNGPNDMGIGWNLLISLRRVAIGYVMASVVAVPLGILIGISKIAAKAFNPYVQLLKPVSPLAWLPLGLYLFRDSEKTGIFIILISSIWPTLVNTAFGVSNVNSDYLDVARTLGASRWRTIFKVIIPAALPNIISGLRISMGISWLVIVAAEMLLGTGLGYFIWNEWNNLYLPNIIVAIIIIGLVGLILDQIFIFLEKIVSFGKK
- a CDS encoding putative cyanate ABC transporter, substrate binding protein (PFAM: NMT1/THI5 like~COGs: COG0715 ABC-type nitrate/sulfonate/bicarbonate transport systems periplasmic components~InterPro IPR006311~KEGG: syp:SYNPCC7002_A0860 putative cyanate ABC transporter, substrate binding protein~SPTR: Putative nitrate ABC transport substrate-binding protein), with the protein product MGLTKTVLSQRDEWKGVENLCIKCGKFHPSQAHWEFMETMPSDPLDMINDLTKMGVYKPQTFEIADALSSAELRKELFMKMAGKGNPKREKLILELAKQAGGLDNAFAAAFGAKSGQFFGDAIRNGEVSRRKFLQNIAIGAALVTLVNACGDGGGDTVIDPDAPPPDVSDLEKTDLRVGFIPITCATPIIMSEPLGFYQKYGLNTQIVRMPSWGAVRDSAIAGELDAYHMLAPMPIAMTLGLGSATFGVKLASIENINGQAITIADRHRGNVNGPEDFRGFVLGVPFPYSMHNLLLRYYLATGGLNPDTDVTIRPVPPPDSIAQLISGDIDGFLMPDPFNQRAVFEGAGFIYKLTKEIWDGHPCCAFAASDNWINDNPNTFRALNKAIIEATDYASEAGNREEIAEAISGRSFLNQPVEVVRAVLTGDFEDGLGNSFNIPDRIDFDPYPWQSFANWITSQLVRWDISGDGRAAQLVADGSYDEIGQEVFLTDLARELAQELGQTPPDEIYRTETLAFDEFDPQDPEGYIQAQIDEFGF